From a single Peromyscus maniculatus bairdii isolate BWxNUB_F1_BW_parent chromosome 4, HU_Pman_BW_mat_3.1, whole genome shotgun sequence genomic region:
- the Fbxw2 gene encoding F-box/WD repeat-containing protein 2 isoform X2, whose protein sequence is MKCGQVVCKIQKVIEPVGRHLACGYGLKTGKYFHNLMERKDFETWLDNISVTFLSLTDLQKNETLDHLISLSGAVQLRHLSNNLETLLKRDFLKLLPLELSFYLLKWLDPQTLLTCCLVSKQWNKVISACTEVWQTACKNLGWQIDDSVQDALHWKKVYLKAILRMKQLENHEAFETSSLIGHSARVYALYYRDGLLCTGSDDLSAKLWDVSTGQCVYGIQTHTCAAVKFDEQKLVTGSFDNTVACWEWSSGARTQHFRGHTGAVFSVDYSDELDILVSGSADFAVKVWALSAGTCLNTLTGHTEWVTKVVLQKCKVKSLLHSPGDYILLSADKYEIKIWPIGREINCKCLKTLSVSEDRSICLQPRLHFDGKYIVCSSALGLYQWDFASYDILRVIKTPEVANLALLGFGDVFALLFDNHYLYIMDLRTESLISRWPLPEYRKSKRGSSFLAGEASWLNGLDGHNDTGLVFATSMPDHSIHLVLWKEQG, encoded by the exons ATGAAGTGTGGACAGGTGGTTTGTAAAATACAGAAGGTTATAGAGCCAGTAGGAAGGCACCTTGCTTGCGGTTATGGTTTGAAAACAG GTAAATATTTCCATAACCTTATGGAGAGAAAGGACTTTGAGACATGGCTTGATAACATTTCTGTTACATTTCTTTCTCTGACGGACTTGCAGAAAAATGAAACTCTGGACCACCTGATTAGTCTGAGTGGGGCAGTCCAGCTCAGGCACCTCTCTAATAACCTGGAGACTCTCCTCAAGCGGGACTTCCTCAAACTCCTTCCCCTGGAGctcagtttttatttgttaaaatggCTCGATCCTCAGACTTTACTCACATGCTGCCTGGTATCTAAGCAGTGGAATAAGGTGATAAGTGCCTGTACAGAGGTGTGGCAGACTGCCTGTAAAAATTTGGGCTGGCAGATAGATGATTCTGTTCAGGACGCGTTGCACTGGAAGAAGGTTTACTTGAAGGCTATCTTGAGGATGAAGCAGCTGGAGAACCACGAAGCCTTTGAGACCTCATCATTAATTGGACACAGTGCCAGAGTGTATGCACTTTACTACAGAGATGGACTTCTCTGCACAG GGTCAGATGACTTGTCTGCAAAGCTGTGGGATGTAAGCACAGGGCAGTGTGTTTATGGCATCCAGACCCACACTTGTGCAGCTGTGAAGTTCGATGAACAGAAGCTTGTGACAGGCTCCTTTGACAACACCGTGGCCTGCTGGGAATGGAGTTCCGGAGCCAGGACACAGCATTTCCGGGGGCACACGGGGGCGG TGTTCAGTGTGGACTACAGTGATGAACTGGATATTTTGGTGAGTGGCTCTGCAGACTTCGCTGTGAAAGTATGGGCTTTATCTGCTGGGACATGCCTGAACACACTCACTGGGCATACTGAATGGGTCACCAAG GTGGTTTTGCAGAAGTGCAAAGTCAAGTCTCTCTTGCACAGCCCTGGAGACTACATCCTCTTAAGTGCAGACAAATATGAAATCAAG atTTGGCCAATTGGGAGAGAAATCAACTGTAAGTGCTTAAAGACCTTGTCCGTCTCTGAGGATAGAAGTATCTGCCTGCAACCAAGACTTCATTTTGATGGAAAATACATTGTCTGTAGTTCAGCGCTTGGTCTGTACCAGTGGGACTTTGCCAGTTATGATATTCTCAG GGTCATCAAGACACCTGAAGTAGCCAACTTGGCCTTGCTTGGCTTTGGAGATGTCTTTGCCCTGCTGTTTGACAACCACTACCTGTACATCATGGACTTGAGGACAGAGAGCCTAATTAGCCGCTGGCCTCTGCCAGAGTACAGGAAATCAAAGCGGGGCTCCAGCTTCTTGGCAGGGGAAGCATCTTGGCTGAACGGACTGGATGGGCACAATGACACGGGCTTGGTCTTCGCCACCAGCATGCCTGACCACAGTATTCACCTGGTCTTGTGGAAGGAGCAAGGCTGA
- the Fbxw2 gene encoding F-box/WD repeat-containing protein 2 isoform X1, translated as MKQLENHEAFETSSLIGHSARVYALYYRDGLLCTGSDDLSAKLWDVSTGQCVYGIQTHTCAAVKFDEQKLVTGSFDNTVACWEWSSGARTQHFRGHTGAVFSVDYSDELDILVSGSADFAVKVWALSAGTCLNTLTGHTEWVTKVVLQKCKVKSLLHSPGDYILLSADKYEIKIWPIGREINCKCLKTLSVSEDRSICLQPRLHFDGKYIVCSSALGLYQWDFASYDILRVIKTPEVANLALLGFGDVFALLFDNHYLYIMDLRTESLISRWPLPEYRKSKRGSSFLAGEASWLNGLDGHNDTGLVFATSMPDHSIHLVLWKEQG; from the exons ATGAAGCAGCTGGAGAACCACGAAGCCTTTGAGACCTCATCATTAATTGGACACAGTGCCAGAGTGTATGCACTTTACTACAGAGATGGACTTCTCTGCACAG GGTCAGATGACTTGTCTGCAAAGCTGTGGGATGTAAGCACAGGGCAGTGTGTTTATGGCATCCAGACCCACACTTGTGCAGCTGTGAAGTTCGATGAACAGAAGCTTGTGACAGGCTCCTTTGACAACACCGTGGCCTGCTGGGAATGGAGTTCCGGAGCCAGGACACAGCATTTCCGGGGGCACACGGGGGCGG TGTTCAGTGTGGACTACAGTGATGAACTGGATATTTTGGTGAGTGGCTCTGCAGACTTCGCTGTGAAAGTATGGGCTTTATCTGCTGGGACATGCCTGAACACACTCACTGGGCATACTGAATGGGTCACCAAG GTGGTTTTGCAGAAGTGCAAAGTCAAGTCTCTCTTGCACAGCCCTGGAGACTACATCCTCTTAAGTGCAGACAAATATGAAATCAAG atTTGGCCAATTGGGAGAGAAATCAACTGTAAGTGCTTAAAGACCTTGTCCGTCTCTGAGGATAGAAGTATCTGCCTGCAACCAAGACTTCATTTTGATGGAAAATACATTGTCTGTAGTTCAGCGCTTGGTCTGTACCAGTGGGACTTTGCCAGTTATGATATTCTCAG GGTCATCAAGACACCTGAAGTAGCCAACTTGGCCTTGCTTGGCTTTGGAGATGTCTTTGCCCTGCTGTTTGACAACCACTACCTGTACATCATGGACTTGAGGACAGAGAGCCTAATTAGCCGCTGGCCTCTGCCAGAGTACAGGAAATCAAAGCGGGGCTCCAGCTTCTTGGCAGGGGAAGCATCTTGGCTGAACGGACTGGATGGGCACAATGACACGGGCTTGGTCTTCGCCACCAGCATGCCTGACCACAGTATTCACCTGGTCTTGTGGAAGGAGCAAGGCTGA